The Flavobacterium sp. M31R6 nucleotide sequence TGGTTTTTTTGTTCAATAATTACTTCAAAAATATTTTAAAGCTTTAAAATTAAGACTTCTACAAACATAAATTAATGGTATTGCTATTAAAAATAAATCTGCTAAATAGCATAAAAATCGGATTAAATTACGAAAACATTCTTTTTTTAGTAATGAAAAAAATCTCTATTTTAGATTAAATTCAAAACGTAAATAATATTATCGTTACTATTTATCATTCTATTTTAAAGTTGTAAAACCTACAATTGTTAAGCAAGAAGAGCATCCACTCTTAGTTCTATACAAAACCAGGTTTAACTTATATTGGAAGATTCAAAGGATTGAACCACAATCTTGTGGTTATGAAAATAAAAACAATTTTAAGTGGTAAATTCGTTTTTCTGCTTAATGAGGAAACTGGAAGCCAATCAGAAGAAATGACAATGAGTTTTCAAACTGCTGATGATACAACCATTAGTGGCTGTCAAAACGAAAGCTCAGATGGGAATGTTAGTAATTTCGGATTAATAAAGGAAGTTTTCACAAGATTTACAGGAGTCGGAGTTTTTTATCCTAATAAAAAAGAAGCGCAAAGAATCGGTATTGTTCCAGATATTGAAGTTAAGCCGACCATTCTGGGCATTCAGCAGGGGAAAGACGAAGTTTTGGACCGAGCTTTACAATTTGTTGAAATTATTGAAAGTGGTAG carries:
- a CDS encoding S41 family peptidase, with product MKIKTILSGKFVFLLNEETGSQSEEMTMSFQTADDTTISGCQNESSDGNVSNFGLIKEVFTRFTGVGVFYPNKKEAQRIGIVPDIEVKPTILGIQQGKDEVLDRALQFVEIIESGR